The genomic stretch AGAGCGAAGTGCTTATCGTGGACGAACCACACAAATTGTCCTATACGTGGAACAGCGCAGGGCAGGAAAACACGGTCACCTGGACACTGAAGGATTTAGGGGATGGAAAGGTTAACCTTCATCTCGAACAAACTGGAATCTCAAACGCACAGGCAAACGAAGGCGCTAAGTATGGCTGGATGAGAATGGGCGGAGAGCTTGAAAAAGTGTTGGAACAATAACCTTATTCGGTACTACAACATCTCCCCTCCCAAGGCGAAATGAAGGGGAATGAGGGAGCCGAACATCATAAAACAGATCACATCATGGTATCGATTGCCCATCACGTGATCTGTTTTTACACGTATGTCGGCTGGATCTGATTTCGGGAATGGAGACACCACGAAACTCCATCTGCTTTGCGGGCGACTCCCCTTTTTCCAAAAAAGGCAACCAATTTCCTTGAGCACGGAGCAAGCGCTCTGTCTAACCGCTCTCTTGCGGCGCTTCAACAGATCAGGATCTGAATACGAGTAAAGGAAGATATCTCATGACCCAAGAATATA from Tumebacillus algifaecis encodes the following:
- a CDS encoding SRPBCC family protein, yielding MSFTLSLDFQYTTSIEKLWSALTDSSKLAKWVMENDFKPVVGHRFQFRAQPIGGWDGIIESEVLIVDEPHKLSYTWNSAGQENTVTWTLKDLGDGKVNLHLEQTGISNAQANEGAKYGWMRMGGELEKVLEQ